AATTCTTATTTATAATTACTTTTTATAAACTATTTTAACTGGCTCTTATGTATATAGCCTTTCATATAATAACCTCCCTCTTTATTATAAAAATAGACATATTTCCATCCTTCTTCATTTGAAATTTCCTCAACTGCGACATTATTTGCTAATTTATGAATTATTGAACTGTCTGTACCATAACTTTCCCTTACATTAACAACATTTTCCTTTGAAGCCGTAATAAAAGTTTTACCTGTTCTCTTAGATGATATTACTCCAAAATCCCTAAATTCTTCCCTCCACATCTGCTCACTTTTCATATCCGTTATTGCATAATTTGTGGCACCACTTGCTGCAACTATTGATAAAAATAGATTATCTCCGTCAATACTTTCTAATTGTGAACTTAGATAGGCTGTATCACCTGCAATTTCTTTTCCATTTTTCATAAAAACTATTTGACTATTTGACTTTCCAGCATAAGCATACGGCAATGAAATAACATATATTTCATATTGTTTATTTTTAAAACCTTCCACCGTTTTTATTTTATGCTCTTCTTCGTCAATTATCTTATTGTAATCTTTTATTGTTTCTTGAATTTGTTTTGGAACTTTATCTATTGAAATTTCTTTTACAGAAAGACTATTTACAATTTTAACAGTTTCAAAACTATTTATTTTACTTTCAAATTCTGAAAAATTAGGATATTTTGCTACATTTTCTCTCTTTGCAGTAAGTTCCGGGTATCTTTGCTCAATAAATATTTTTTCAGGAATCATAAAATTACGATAATTTTCATATACATAATCCACTATTTCTTTTGGAACTTCACGTAATTCCAGCCTTTTTAAGTTTTTTAATTGAGAAATTTCGTCAACGCCATTTTTTAATGGATTAAAACTTACATCCAAGTGTTCGAGCTTTGTTAATTTTCCAATCCCTCTAATATCACTTATTTTATTGTTATGTATCCATAATTCCCTTAAATTTGGCAAATTTAATAACGGCTTTACATCTTCTATCTGATTGAAATTTATTTTCAATACTTCCAGCTTCTTTAGGTTTTCCAGTGGTTTTATATCTTTTATTTTATTCCAGCGTAAATCAAGAATTTTTACATTTTTGTAATTTGCAATGCAGTTTATCTCCTCCAGTTCTTTATTTTTCAATTCTATTCTTTCAGCGTTAATACTGTACTTTCCTACTTCTGTACAGCTTTTTGCATTTTTAGAACTTGTCTGAATTTGTGCCATTTGTTCATTTGCATTCC
This is a stretch of genomic DNA from Leptotrichia hofstadii. It encodes these proteins:
- a CDS encoding leucine-rich repeat domain-containing protein is translated as MRKILGILIFIVFMACSNSKSEELKENRNANEQMAQIQTSSKNAKSCTEVGKYSINAERIELKNKELEEINCIANYKNVKILDLRWNKIKDIKPLENLKKLEVLKINFNQIEDVKPLLNLPNLRELWIHNNKISDIRGIGKLTKLEHLDVSFNPLKNGVDEISQLKNLKRLELREVPKEIVDYVYENYRNFMIPEKIFIEQRYPELTAKRENVAKYPNFSEFESKINSFETVKIVNSLSVKEISIDKVPKQIQETIKDYNKIIDEEEHKIKTVEGFKNKQYEIYVISLPYAYAGKSNSQIVFMKNGKEIAGDTAYLSSQLESIDGDNLFLSIVAASGATNYAITDMKSEQMWREEFRDFGVISSKRTGKTFITASKENVVNVRESYGTDSSIIHKLANNVAVEEISNEEGWKYVYFYNKEGGYYMKGYIHKSQLK